The DNA region TCCAGGTCCGTGACGGAAGGTTCTGATCCACCCCATGTCCACTCCCTCCCTCGTGTCGACCCCCGCTCTGGACGCGCTCGCCCACGGTGCCGTGATCCCCGCGCACCCGCTCGCCCTGCACGACGACGGCTCCTTCGACGAGCGCCGACAGCGTGCGCTGACCCGCTACTACCTCGCCTCGGGCGCGGGCGGTGTCGCCGTCGCCGTGCACACCACCCAGTTCGAGATCCGTGAACCGGAGGTCGGTCTGTTCCGGCCGGTCCTGGAACTCGCCGCCGAGACGATCGACGCCGAGGCCGGCCGTCCGTTCATCAAGGTCGCCGGTGCCTGCGGCTACACGGCGCAGGCCGTCTCGGAGGCCGAGACCGCCGCCGAACTCGGCTATGACGCGGTGCTGCTCAGCCCCGCTGTGCCCGGCGCGGACGAGAAGGGCCTGCTGGAGCGGGCGCGGGCGGTCGGCGAGGTGCTGCCGGTGATCGGCTTCTACCTCCAGGAGGCGGTCGGCGGACGCTACCTGTCGCCGCACTTCTGGTCCTCGTTCACCGATCTGCCGAACACGGCCGCGGTGAAGATCGCCCCGTTCGACCGCTACCGCACCGCGGATGTCGTACGGGCCGTGGCCGCCGCCGACCGGGCCGACGAGGTGGCGCTGTACACCGGCAACGACGACGACATCATCGGTGATCTGCTCACCCCGTACGAGACTGCGGGCGGCACGCCCCGCTGGTTCGCGGGCGGGCTCCTCGGCCAGTGGGCCGTG from Streptomyces sp. NBC_01591 includes:
- a CDS encoding dihydrodipicolinate synthase family protein gives rise to the protein MSTPSLVSTPALDALAHGAVIPAHPLALHDDGSFDERRQRALTRYYLASGAGGVAVAVHTTQFEIREPEVGLFRPVLELAAETIDAEAGRPFIKVAGACGYTAQAVSEAETAAELGYDAVLLSPAVPGADEKGLLERARAVGEVLPVIGFYLQEAVGGRYLSPHFWSSFTDLPNTAAVKIAPFDRYRTADVVRAVAAADRADEVALYTGNDDDIIGDLLTPYETAGGTPRWFAGGLLGQWAVWTGSAVTLLDDVRKARGGDHEAMVRCLARRPELTDANSAVFDVRGAFRGCIAGVHEVLHRQGLLANIRCLDPAETLSPGQAEEISRVAAAYPWLTDDAFIAEHLDAWLS